A genomic stretch from Argiope bruennichi chromosome 2, qqArgBrue1.1, whole genome shotgun sequence includes:
- the LOC129961910 gene encoding uncharacterized protein LOC129961910, with amino-acid sequence MLATMHQCLKVQTAMIVVIVSLIPPSIFAHKPMDLSPAITRENYLESPDRHVISNDRDFSSNQLHIFSEDDSNLFEKSHPHLKNMEENKMAIELQKRVSGWIDEPDRRRIDFPENKLNKFFLSNWEMTPNGRRYRRPLLLKSYIDGSYKVSYPPGKKRPYYYSEPEGSEFLGGPGK; translated from the exons aTGCTGGCAACAATGCATCAATGCCTGAAAGTACAAACAGCAATGATTGTAGTCATAGTTAGCCTAATTCCACCCAGCATCTTTGCTCACAAACCAATGg ATTTGTCTCCTGCTATCACCAGAGAAAATTACCTAGAGTCTCCTGATAGGCATGTTATCAGCAATGACCGAGATTTCTCCTCTAACCAACTGCATATCTTTTCTGAAGATGACAGCAACTTGTTTGAGAAAAGTCACCCTCACTTAAAGAACATGGAGGAAAATAAGATGGCGATCGAACTCCAGAAAAGAGTCTCGGGTTGGATTGATGAGCCAGACAGGAGGAGGATAGATTTCCCAGAGAATAagttaaataagttttttctCTCCAATTGGGAGATGACGCCCAACGGACGCAGATACAGAAGGCCATTGCTTTTGAAAAGTTACATTGATGGAAGCTATAAGGTGTCATATCCACCTGGAAAGAAGAGGCCCTATTATTATTCTGAGCCAGAAGGTTCGGAATTTCTTGGAGGTCCTgggaaatga